The Microbacterium foliorum genome has a window encoding:
- the smpB gene encoding SsrA-binding protein SmpB, giving the protein MPRERGEKVIATNRRARHDYTIEKSYEAGMVLTGTEVKSLRQGRANLSDGYAFVKGNEVFLDSVHIPEYSQGHWTNHASKRVRKLLLHREEIAKLSHAVSAGGYTLIPLKLYFSDGRAKVEIALAKGKREYDKRQTLRERQDTREADRAMRLRNRVGE; this is encoded by the coding sequence ATGCCCAGGGAACGCGGGGAGAAGGTCATCGCGACCAATCGTCGCGCACGTCACGACTACACGATCGAGAAGTCGTACGAGGCGGGGATGGTGCTCACCGGCACCGAAGTGAAGTCGCTGCGCCAGGGGCGCGCGAACCTGAGCGACGGCTACGCCTTCGTGAAAGGCAACGAGGTCTTCCTCGACTCCGTGCACATCCCGGAGTACTCGCAGGGTCACTGGACCAACCACGCGTCGAAGCGCGTGCGCAAGCTGCTGCTGCACCGCGAGGAGATCGCGAAGCTCTCCCATGCCGTCTCGGCCGGCGGGTACACGCTGATCCCGCTCAAGCTCTACTTCTCGGACGGACGGGCGAAGGTCGAGATCGCTCTGGCGAAGGGAAAGCGCGAGTACGACAAGCGTCAGACCCTGCGTGAGCGGCAGGACACCCGTGAGGCCGACCGGGCCATGCGGCTGCGCAACCGCGTCGGCGAGTGA
- a CDS encoding S9 family peptidase, translated as MSSPFGTWPSPFSPSSVAASSPRFDGAVFVGDEIWWGESVPAESGRRTVRSTSGAEILPAPWSTRSRVHEYGGGAWTADAAGTLYFVDADTQRVHRMSPGDAPTPLTSPGPAHGGLRVQQGRLFAVREDLTSEPHRRAIIEIPVDGSAAEDSARLSIVAEGPSFYAHPALSPDGTRIAWVEWSAQRMPWQQASLIVSDGTRRVVLPTLAALQPEWDGDDALLFSDDPSGRWALYRQRLDHLDPEGEPVGVGEATDDADTGYGLWVLGNRWYRPLEDGRIVLVRTQGRDEVAALDHDGRMRRLDVPADGHVSVDDVSGSRVLLSGDSSRAASGVWCVDVDSGVVTTVAGGRPVDRDWMPPASQIVVDGAHGTVHAFAYPPAHPEATAPEGELPPYLVLVHGGPTAHVTGAASSAIAFYTSRGIGVLDVNYGGSSGYGRAYRERLDGGWGIVDVDDVIAAARGLADAGLADPACIAIRGSSAGGWTVLSALVRGGTFAAGISRYGVTDLRMLSAHSHDFEAPYIEGLVGPLPEAEDLYIERSPLTHADRIDVPVLLMQGAEDRVVPPAQSEAIRDALAERGVDHEYVLYPGEGHGFRSSETIVDALERELRFLGRVFGFSPAD; from the coding sequence ATGTCGTCGCCGTTCGGTACCTGGCCATCGCCCTTCTCCCCGTCATCCGTAGCCGCATCCTCACCGCGTTTCGACGGCGCCGTGTTCGTGGGAGACGAGATCTGGTGGGGCGAGAGCGTCCCGGCCGAGAGTGGTCGGCGCACCGTGCGCAGCACCTCGGGCGCAGAGATCCTGCCGGCGCCGTGGAGCACCCGATCCCGCGTTCATGAGTACGGCGGCGGTGCGTGGACGGCCGACGCCGCGGGGACCCTGTACTTCGTCGACGCGGACACGCAGCGTGTGCACCGGATGAGTCCGGGCGACGCCCCGACACCGCTCACGTCGCCTGGCCCCGCCCACGGCGGCCTTCGCGTGCAGCAGGGGCGGCTGTTCGCCGTGCGCGAGGACCTGACGTCAGAACCCCATCGGCGCGCGATCATCGAGATCCCGGTGGACGGCTCGGCCGCGGAGGACTCCGCGAGACTCTCGATCGTCGCGGAGGGCCCGTCTTTCTATGCGCATCCCGCTCTCTCCCCCGACGGCACGCGCATCGCCTGGGTCGAATGGTCCGCTCAGCGCATGCCCTGGCAGCAGGCGTCTCTCATCGTGTCCGACGGCACCCGACGCGTCGTTCTCCCGACCCTGGCCGCACTGCAGCCGGAGTGGGACGGCGACGACGCTCTCCTGTTCTCCGACGACCCCAGCGGCCGCTGGGCCCTGTACCGTCAGCGCCTCGACCACCTCGACCCCGAGGGCGAGCCCGTCGGCGTCGGCGAGGCGACGGACGACGCCGACACCGGCTATGGGCTCTGGGTGTTGGGCAACCGCTGGTATCGGCCGCTGGAGGACGGCCGCATCGTCCTCGTACGCACACAGGGCCGCGACGAGGTCGCCGCCCTTGACCACGATGGACGGATGCGCCGGCTGGACGTCCCCGCCGACGGCCACGTCAGCGTCGATGACGTCTCCGGCTCGCGTGTGCTGCTCTCCGGCGACAGCTCCCGTGCCGCATCCGGTGTCTGGTGCGTCGATGTGGACAGCGGTGTCGTGACGACGGTCGCGGGTGGCCGACCGGTCGATCGCGACTGGATGCCGCCCGCATCTCAGATCGTGGTCGACGGCGCTCACGGCACCGTGCACGCCTTCGCCTACCCGCCCGCTCACCCCGAGGCCACGGCTCCCGAGGGCGAGCTGCCTCCGTATCTCGTGCTCGTGCACGGCGGACCGACCGCGCATGTGACGGGGGCCGCATCCTCTGCGATCGCGTTCTACACGAGCCGCGGCATCGGCGTGCTCGACGTGAACTACGGCGGGTCGAGCGGCTACGGGCGCGCCTACCGTGAGCGTCTCGACGGCGGATGGGGCATCGTCGACGTCGACGATGTCATCGCCGCGGCGCGCGGGCTGGCCGATGCGGGTCTCGCGGATCCCGCGTGCATCGCGATCCGCGGGAGCTCCGCCGGGGGCTGGACGGTGCTCTCGGCGCTCGTGCGCGGGGGAACCTTCGCCGCAGGCATCAGCCGCTACGGCGTCACCGATCTGCGGATGCTGAGCGCGCACTCGCACGACTTCGAGGCCCCGTACATCGAGGGACTCGTCGGACCGCTGCCTGAAGCGGAGGACCTCTACATCGAGAGGTCTCCCCTGACCCACGCCGACCGCATCGACGTGCCGGTGCTCCTCATGCAGGGGGCGGAGGATCGCGTCGTCCCGCCCGCCCAGTCCGAGGCCATCCGTGATGCGCTGGCAGAACGCGGCGTCGACCACGAGTACGTGCTGTACCCGGGCGAGGGCCACGGATTCCGCTCGTCCGAGACCATCGTCGATGCGCTCGAGCGTGAACTGCGCTTCCTCGGGCGCGTGTTCGGGTTCAGTCCCGCGGACTGA